Proteins from one Cryptomeria japonica chromosome 4, Sugi_1.0, whole genome shotgun sequence genomic window:
- the LOC131060355 gene encoding cytokinin hydroxylase, which produces MDLLKEALNSFLVIILIGVCPFLIQFLINYLWRPWMIYRALKKQGFKGPPPRFMIGNLLDIADTVQHQLLTDMPSISHDYAYRVFPYLLKWRQTYGEKFILWFGYEPRIFLQDAELIKQLLSSKLSPDCGRSPMVRKMLSVAFGEGLITVNGEKWSQQRKIVAPAFHTDKLKASVDIMSMCTDQFVNEWNEIINEAAEKPCELELTDFMDRLTAAIFMRVEFAMDYDRGGKEIYDDIRRLEELMIRNIRYLWLPGTSYIPMPSNLEAWKRTRRLENNLKHMIKKRKESGSYGDDLLGLMLSEIENVSSDDKNFSYTTQQVMDECKTFFLAGRETTSVLLSWAILLLAIHQDWQQKAHEEAIAVCGNSNPTMDSLGKLKIIGMILNETLRLYPPGAGIVRQVFKDLKLRDDFIIPEGVNVVVDIISMHRDPRYWGSDANEFRPERFRDGLSKATNNHPYAFMPFSSGPRVCIGQNFAMLEAKVVMAMMVKKFRFSMSSKYRHAPVAFVTLNPQHGIPIMVEKIECSGGD; this is translated from the exons ATGGATCTATTAAAGGAAGCTTTAAATTCTTTCTTAGTCATAATTTTGATCGGGGTATGCCCATTCTTGATACAGTTTCTGATAAACTACTTATGGAGGCCATGGATGATTTACAGAGCTCTGAAAAAACAGGGCTTCAAAGGTCCTCCTCCTCGTTTCATGATTGGCAATCTTCTAGACATTGCAGATACGGTGCAGCACCAGCTGCTCACGGATATGCCTTCCATAAGCCATGACTACGCATACAGAGTTTTCCCTTATTTATTGAAGTGGAGACAGACATATG GGGAAAAATTCATTCTATGGTTTGGTTATGAACCCAGAATTTTTCTACAGGATGCAGAGCTTATCAAGCAACTTCTTTCTTCCAAGCTCTCTCCTGACTGTGGAAGGTCCCCAATGGTTAGGAAGATGCTTTCTGTGGCGTTTGGCGAGGGACTCATCACTGTCAATGGCGAAAAGTGGTCTCAACAGCGTAAAATTGTGGCCCCTGCTTTTCATACTGATAAACTTAAG GCCTCTGTTGACATCATGTCCATGTGTACAGATCAATTTGTAAACGAGTGGAATGAGATTATAAATGAAGCTGCAGAGAAGCCTTGTGAATTAGAGCTAACTGATTTTATGGATAGACTTACTGCAGCAATTTTTATGAGGGTGGAATTTGCAATGGACTACGACAGAGGGGGGAAAGAAATATATGATGATATCAGAAGGTTAGAGGAGTTAATGATCCGAAATATTCGTTATCTATGGCTGCCAGGTACCAG TTATATCCCCATGCCCTCAAATCTGGAGGCTTGGAAGCGGACCAGAAGATTGGAAAACAACTTGAAACACAtgataaagaaaagaaaagagagtgGATCATATGGGGATGATCTTCTTGGGTTGATGCTCTCAGAAATAGAGAATGTTTCTTCAGATGACAAGAATTTCAGCTACACAACACAGCAAGTGATGGATGAGTGCAAAACTTTTTTCTTGGCAGGAAGAGAAACCACCAGTGTTCTGCTATCATGGGCAATACTACTACTGGCAATCCACCAGGATTGGCAACAAAAAGCCCATGAAGAAGCCATTGCAGTATGTGGAAATAGCAATCCCACCATGGATTCTTTAGGAAAGCTCAAAATT ATTGGGATGATACTGAACGAGACACTGAGATTGTACCCACCTGGAGCAGGGATCGTCAGGCAGGTATTCAAAGACTTAAAACTAAGAGATGATTTTATAATTCCCGAGGGTGTAAATGTTGTGGTAGACATAATATCAATGCACAGAGATCCCAGATACTGGGGAAGTGATGCAAATGAGTTCAGGCCAGAACGTTTCAGAGATGGATTGAGCAAAGCTACAAACAATCATCCGTATGCGTTCATGCCATTTTCTAGTGGGCCGAGAGTGTGCATAGGGCAGAACTTTGCGATGCTAGAAGCGAAGGTTGTTATGGCTATGATGGTGAAGAAGTTCAGATTTAGTATGAGCAGTAAATACAGGCATGCACCTGTGGCTTTCGTCACTCTCAATCCTCAGCACGGGATCCCGATCATGGTGGAAAAAATCGAATGCAGTGGAGGAGATTAG